One genomic window of Vulgatibacter sp. includes the following:
- a CDS encoding LTA synthase family protein has protein sequence MKVKQRLGAIYGWARNGIRAHPFFSSCVAYLVLKQMLVIWAFIESPQAPPNTFLALSGAALLSLSWAFVLRGRLRLLALAAVDVAYGVLLLTDLIYFRQFADLPSVASLRHAGLMGGLHGVIEDLIRPTDVLLFLGPVLLVALAAARRPWLQRQRHFDLRRAALLTGIGFALLASVGLTTRRLKKPFGGHTMVASRVGPIGYHAYDAGTYLGRGLKKRFGSTEEAYAEARAFFDAKQAQPNAGGKLAGAFAGKNVIIVQIESWQAFPTEMEVGGEPVTPHFNALAKESIHLTRMHSQVGQGTTSDAEFTAQCSLYALRTGSVYYEHATNDLRCFPEILREAGYTTAAMHANRPDFWNRAAMYPTVGISTYFDERSYSGGEEIGLGLSDEDFFDQTVDKLKALQAPYYALVISLTSHTPFNFPNLPRELDHGDFARTRVAHYLDTVRYTDRALGKLVERLRSEGMLDESILVVYGDHMGVARDSSNVGDFLALSDDDAPAWFRTERRIPALIRLPGGAGAGALSATAGQIDVAPTVAALLGIESENVFLGRNLLAGGEGFVTFPNGSAASDHRLYLTADGGHGKPGCYELPSGEQLPGTECEGISTRAARELGLSWSMVESDLVARVAGARGHESRPVTAL, from the coding sequence ATGAAGGTGAAGCAGCGACTCGGCGCCATCTACGGTTGGGCCCGCAACGGCATCCGTGCCCATCCGTTCTTCTCGAGCTGCGTCGCCTACCTGGTCCTCAAGCAGATGCTGGTGATCTGGGCGTTCATCGAGTCGCCGCAGGCGCCGCCCAACACCTTCCTCGCCCTGAGCGGCGCCGCCCTCCTCTCCCTCTCCTGGGCCTTCGTGCTCCGGGGCCGGCTGCGCCTCCTCGCCCTCGCCGCCGTCGACGTGGCCTACGGCGTGCTGCTGCTCACCGATCTGATCTATTTCCGGCAGTTCGCCGACCTGCCCTCGGTGGCGTCGCTGCGCCACGCCGGCCTGATGGGTGGCCTCCACGGCGTGATCGAGGACCTGATCCGCCCCACCGACGTCCTCCTCTTCCTGGGCCCGGTGCTCCTCGTGGCCCTCGCCGCGGCGCGCAGGCCCTGGCTGCAGCGGCAGCGCCACTTCGACCTGCGGCGCGCCGCGCTCCTCACCGGGATCGGCTTCGCGCTCCTCGCTTCCGTCGGCCTCACCACCCGCCGGCTCAAGAAGCCCTTCGGCGGCCACACCATGGTTGCGAGCCGCGTGGGCCCCATCGGCTACCACGCCTACGACGCCGGCACCTACCTCGGGCGCGGCCTGAAGAAGCGCTTCGGCTCCACCGAGGAGGCCTACGCCGAGGCCCGGGCCTTCTTCGACGCCAAGCAGGCGCAGCCGAATGCCGGGGGCAAGCTCGCCGGCGCCTTCGCCGGCAAGAACGTGATCATCGTGCAGATCGAGTCCTGGCAGGCCTTCCCGACCGAGATGGAGGTCGGGGGCGAGCCGGTGACGCCGCACTTCAACGCGCTGGCGAAGGAGAGCATCCACCTCACCCGGATGCACTCGCAGGTGGGCCAGGGCACCACGTCCGACGCGGAGTTCACCGCGCAGTGCTCGCTCTACGCGCTGCGCACCGGCTCGGTCTACTACGAGCACGCGACCAACGATCTGCGCTGCTTCCCCGAGATCCTGCGCGAGGCGGGCTACACCACCGCGGCGATGCACGCCAACCGGCCCGATTTCTGGAACCGCGCGGCGATGTACCCGACCGTCGGCATCTCCACCTACTTCGACGAGCGGAGCTACAGCGGCGGCGAGGAGATCGGCCTTGGCCTCTCCGACGAGGATTTCTTCGACCAGACCGTCGACAAGCTGAAGGCGTTGCAGGCGCCCTACTACGCGCTGGTGATCTCGCTCACCAGCCACACGCCCTTCAACTTCCCCAACCTGCCCCGCGAGCTCGACCACGGCGACTTCGCCAGGACCCGGGTGGCCCATTACCTGGACACCGTGCGCTACACCGATCGTGCGTTGGGCAAGCTGGTGGAGCGCCTGCGCAGCGAGGGGATGCTCGACGAGTCGATCCTCGTGGTCTACGGCGATCACATGGGCGTGGCCCGCGACAGCTCCAACGTCGGCGACTTCCTCGCGCTCTCCGACGACGATGCGCCTGCGTGGTTCCGCACCGAGCGCCGGATCCCCGCATTGATCCGGCTGCCCGGCGGCGCCGGGGCCGGCGCTCTCTCCGCGACCGCGGGCCAGATCGACGTGGCGCCGACGGTGGCAGCGCTCCTCGGCATCGAGTCGGAGAACGTCTTCCTCGGGCGGAACCTGCTCGCGGGTGGCGAGGGCTTCGTCACCTTTCCGAATGGATCCGCCGCGAGCGACCACAGGCTCTACCTCACCGCCGACGGTGGCCACGGAAAGCCCGGATGCTACGAGCTGCCCTCCGGCGAGCAGCTCCCGGGCACGGAGTGCGAGGGCATCTCGACCCGCGCAGCTCGCGAGCTGGGGCTCTCCTGGAGCATGGTCGAGTCGGACCTCGTCGCCCGCGTCGCCGGCGCCAGGGGGCACGAGTCGCGGCCGGTGACCGCGCTGTAG
- a CDS encoding TetR/AcrR family transcriptional regulator produces MPPRGSDPDAAPGGDVPQATAPAPRIARKERRQADRRAAILDAARRVLEADGVAALTIAAVAAEADVSKPAVYYYFRSKEEVIGNLAASILEQEVLALEAAIDQAPSGVAALAALVRAKVDRYAADLATFRLAYVYPQWIGLQPALLAERIYPLSQRINDRLEQRLAADREAGRLHPSLHPRRLANLAWITAHGILSLAASLESVGGNTRASLEQLRDEAIALLHRAATSPADQ; encoded by the coding sequence ATGCCACCGCGTGGCTCTGACCCGGACGCAGCGCCCGGCGGCGACGTACCGCAGGCGACCGCTCCCGCCCCCCGCATCGCCCGCAAGGAACGCAGGCAGGCCGACCGCCGCGCCGCCATCCTCGACGCCGCCCGCCGCGTCCTCGAAGCAGACGGGGTCGCTGCCCTCACCATCGCCGCCGTCGCAGCCGAAGCCGACGTGAGCAAGCCCGCGGTCTACTACTACTTCCGCTCGAAGGAGGAGGTGATCGGCAACCTCGCCGCCAGCATCCTCGAGCAGGAGGTGCTCGCTCTCGAGGCCGCCATCGACCAGGCCCCCTCCGGCGTCGCGGCCTTGGCCGCCCTCGTCCGCGCCAAGGTGGATCGCTACGCGGCGGACCTCGCCACCTTCCGCCTCGCCTACGTCTATCCCCAGTGGATCGGCCTGCAGCCGGCGCTCCTCGCCGAGCGGATCTACCCGCTCTCCCAGCGGATCAACGATCGACTCGAGCAGCGCCTCGCAGCCGATCGCGAAGCAGGGAGGCTCCATCCCTCCCTGCATCCGCGCCGGCTCGCCAACCTGGCCTGGATCACCGCCCACGGGATCCTCTCCCTCGCCGCCTCCCTCGAGAGCGTCGGCGGCAACACCCGCGCGAGCCTCGAGCAGCTCCGCGACGAGGCCATCGCCTTGCTCCACCGGGCCGCGACCAGCCCCGCGGATCAGTAG
- a CDS encoding STAS domain-containing protein: MNGNLKINGRPIAGGALRLVLEGTLDHGGAHHLAQHLGALQDRALVIDFSQLREVSDLALGLVARPLRAHPQLRVTGLRDHGRRILRAFGVSLLDTGAVRDAA; encoded by the coding sequence ATGAACGGGAATCTGAAGATCAATGGCCGGCCGATCGCCGGCGGCGCACTGCGACTCGTCCTCGAGGGCACGCTCGATCACGGCGGCGCGCACCATCTCGCCCAGCACCTGGGCGCACTGCAGGACCGGGCGCTCGTGATCGACTTCTCGCAGCTCCGCGAGGTCTCCGACCTGGCGCTCGGCCTCGTCGCCAGGCCACTCCGCGCGCATCCGCAGCTGCGCGTCACCGGCTTGCGTGATCACGGCAGGCGCATCCTCCGCGCCTTCGGCGTCTCGCTGCTGGATACCGGCGCCGTCCGCGACGCCGCCTGA
- a CDS encoding AAA family ATPase has protein sequence MILRGWQIDGFGRWRDFRVDDLDAGLNVVTGPNEIGKSTIHAFVRGVLFGFPDNRSREPKYPPLRGGEHGGRLFLETAAGPAAVGRWSKKRRTVLVEGAEGERLEAGHFEQLLRGANGELFRTVFAFGLDELAGLEGLSAEEVGLRLFDAGLEGAGRSVAGVAEELQRRQQAEHKSRGGRIRELARELVEARRAHDAAVARSLGHGALEARERELEEALASSRRALEAERRALTGYETLLGLWPLELRRRRAAEVLGPGGVEVLEDLAPQLEGLLADGALQRDRMRRSEALAAAVAERRASFARSLAELGPGWDEGRLAATDRSPSRRARIVRAREALERAERALAEATRVREGAAAEEARLAAERTAIEGDGAGPAESRAVVRERREALARLRAACAERDRLLQRGDRGSGRLGGVALVAALLFLAVAALAWVAGAPAAAAVGAVAALAAGLLALSLRGGAAGAGSRENEAARAACEAAIERACLVLGLEAPIDAARLESCAIDLEDLERAVERGDERRRQVAALDVRLAGAAAALAAAVAAQDTAADRLASLEIAWRKEASDLGSSLSPAAALDRLGAIERCAETLEACRREEAELAGVRAAAARWEGSVAELLQAAGIDGEGAAGLASLAGRWELARAAREAEVQIAEQVGAGPRAATLRVVLAQGDRAAWEEAKAKGAAIVDELEATCAAQVEALALQRKERAELEASADVPAAAALVMVAETELAAAVGRYREAALLERLLLDTLERFQQERQPEVLRWASEAFEQITGGRYVLVRQPAGVREVEVVDAGGRAVHAGALSRGTREQLYVCIRLGLVRAFAGRGLRLPLLLDDVFVNFDPARAAATAAVVADFAREHQVLLFTCHPQTVLLVEAVAPGRRRIDLGAAAEAAMQVA, from the coding sequence ATGATCCTGCGGGGCTGGCAGATCGACGGCTTCGGCCGGTGGCGGGACTTCCGGGTGGACGACCTCGATGCCGGGCTCAACGTGGTCACCGGGCCCAACGAGATCGGCAAGAGCACGATCCACGCGTTCGTGCGCGGCGTGCTCTTCGGCTTTCCGGACAACCGATCCCGGGAGCCGAAATATCCGCCGCTCCGTGGTGGCGAACACGGGGGCAGGCTCTTTCTCGAGACCGCTGCTGGTCCGGCCGCGGTGGGGCGATGGAGCAAGAAGCGCCGGACGGTGCTGGTGGAAGGGGCGGAGGGGGAGCGCCTCGAGGCGGGCCACTTCGAGCAGCTGCTGCGCGGGGCCAACGGGGAGCTCTTTCGCACGGTCTTCGCCTTCGGGCTCGACGAACTCGCCGGGCTCGAGGGGCTCTCGGCGGAGGAGGTGGGGCTGCGGCTCTTCGACGCCGGGCTCGAGGGCGCGGGGCGTTCCGTCGCCGGCGTGGCGGAGGAGCTGCAGCGCAGACAGCAGGCGGAGCACAAGAGCCGGGGCGGGCGGATCCGCGAGCTGGCGCGGGAGCTCGTCGAGGCGCGGCGAGCCCACGACGCCGCGGTGGCGCGGTCGTTGGGACACGGCGCGCTGGAAGCGCGCGAGCGGGAGCTGGAGGAGGCGCTGGCTTCCTCGCGGCGCGCCCTGGAGGCGGAGCGGCGGGCGCTCACGGGATACGAGACGCTGCTCGGGCTCTGGCCCCTCGAGCTCCGGCGGCGGCGTGCTGCGGAGGTGTTGGGGCCTGGGGGCGTGGAGGTGTTGGAGGACCTGGCGCCGCAGCTGGAGGGGCTGCTGGCGGACGGGGCACTGCAGCGCGATCGGATGCGGAGGAGCGAGGCGCTCGCCGCTGCGGTGGCGGAGCGGCGCGCTTCCTTCGCGCGCTCCCTGGCGGAGCTGGGGCCGGGCTGGGACGAGGGGCGGCTCGCGGCTACCGACCGCTCCCCGTCGCGCCGGGCGCGCATCGTCCGGGCACGTGAGGCGCTCGAGCGGGCGGAGCGGGCGCTGGCAGAAGCTACCCGCGTGCGGGAGGGCGCGGCGGCAGAGGAGGCCCGGCTCGCTGCGGAGCGGACGGCGATCGAGGGCGACGGGGCGGGCCCGGCGGAGAGCCGGGCGGTGGTGCGGGAGCGGCGCGAGGCATTGGCTCGTCTGCGGGCTGCCTGCGCCGAGCGGGATCGGCTGCTGCAGCGCGGCGATCGTGGCAGTGGCCGCCTGGGAGGCGTCGCCCTGGTTGCGGCGCTGCTCTTCCTGGCGGTGGCGGCGCTCGCCTGGGTGGCGGGGGCACCTGCTGCAGCGGCGGTCGGCGCCGTTGCTGCTTTGGCAGCCGGTCTCCTCGCCCTCTCGCTTCGCGGAGGCGCTGCTGGTGCGGGAAGCCGGGAGAACGAAGCAGCCCGCGCGGCCTGCGAAGCGGCGATCGAGCGCGCCTGCCTCGTGCTCGGTCTCGAAGCGCCGATCGATGCGGCGCGGCTCGAATCGTGCGCGATCGACCTGGAGGATCTGGAGCGTGCGGTCGAACGTGGCGACGAGCGGCGGCGGCAGGTCGCGGCCCTCGACGTGCGGCTCGCCGGTGCTGCGGCGGCGCTCGCTGCTGCGGTGGCAGCGCAGGACACCGCTGCCGATCGACTCGCCTCCCTGGAGATCGCCTGGCGCAAGGAAGCTTCCGATCTGGGCAGCAGCCTCTCGCCTGCTGCGGCGCTGGACCGCCTCGGAGCGATCGAGCGCTGTGCGGAGACGCTGGAGGCCTGCAGGCGGGAGGAGGCCGAGCTCGCCGGCGTGCGGGCGGCGGCGGCTCGTTGGGAGGGGTCGGTAGCCGAGCTACTCCAGGCTGCGGGGATCGACGGGGAGGGCGCCGCCGGCCTCGCGTCGTTGGCGGGCCGGTGGGAGCTCGCCCGTGCTGCCAGGGAGGCCGAGGTGCAGATCGCCGAGCAGGTCGGCGCCGGGCCGCGGGCGGCGACGCTGCGGGTCGTGCTCGCGCAGGGAGACCGGGCGGCGTGGGAGGAGGCGAAGGCGAAGGGCGCCGCCATCGTCGACGAGCTCGAGGCCACCTGCGCGGCCCAGGTGGAGGCGCTCGCTCTCCAGCGGAAGGAGCGGGCGGAGCTCGAGGCCTCTGCCGACGTGCCGGCGGCTGCGGCGCTGGTGATGGTGGCAGAGACGGAGCTCGCTGCGGCGGTGGGCCGCTACCGCGAGGCGGCGCTGCTCGAGCGCCTGCTCCTCGACACCCTCGAGCGCTTCCAGCAGGAGCGGCAGCCCGAGGTGCTGCGCTGGGCAAGCGAGGCGTTCGAGCAGATCACCGGGGGCCGCTACGTGCTCGTGCGCCAGCCGGCAGGGGTCCGGGAGGTGGAGGTCGTCGACGCAGGGGGTAGGGCCGTGCACGCCGGCGCATTGAGCCGCGGCACCCGCGAGCAGCTCTACGTCTGCATCCGACTCGGTCTGGTGCGTGCCTTCGCCGGGCGGGGGCTGCGCTTGCCGCTGCTCCTCGACGACGTCTTCGTCAACTTCGATCCGGCGCGTGCCGCTGCCACCGCCGCCGTGGTCGCCGACTTCGCCCGGGAGCACCAGGTGCTGCTCTTCACCTGCCACCCGCAGACCGTCCTGCTGGTGGAGGCGGTCGCCCCGGGGCGCCGGCGCATCGACCTCGGAGCTGCGGCGGAGGCGGCGATGCAGGTGGCTTGA
- a CDS encoding exonuclease SbcCD subunit D yields the protein MSDPRGRLRAMDFSFLHAADLHLDTPFAGLGALQPAVAAALRDASLSAFDRLVDLAVQRRVAFVLLAGDLYDGPKRGLRAQLRFHRGMERLAAAGIGCFVVHGNHDPLEEGWSALRGFPAGVHVFGAGAPSSVPVVREGRCLAVVHGVSYGRREERENLAAAFRRGPEAVLQIGLLHAHVEGQQGHDPYAPCSLADLAASGLDYWALGHVHDRQILARGPSWVVYPGNLQGRSPKATECGAKGAVLVHVEAGAVAGVEFAPLAPVRFENLRVDAAGVGDLASLERLVLERIRPVLLEPAVEGIVARLEIGGRAALHHDLARGGGEELLASLRDASAGSEPWVHWDRVAVGTSPPVDRAALLARDDFAGELLRRIDALQLREEELAALVEGIDAPLLRGEIARVLQPTDGEERLALLRAAERFALDRLGGEE from the coding sequence ATGTCAGACCCCCGTGGCAGGCTGCGGGCCATGGACTTCTCCTTCCTCCACGCGGCGGATCTCCACCTCGACACGCCCTTCGCCGGCCTCGGGGCCCTGCAGCCTGCGGTGGCAGCGGCGCTGCGCGATGCGTCATTGTCGGCCTTCGATCGGCTCGTCGATCTGGCGGTGCAGCGGCGGGTGGCTTTCGTCCTCCTCGCCGGCGACCTCTACGACGGGCCCAAACGGGGCCTGCGGGCGCAGCTCCGTTTCCACCGCGGGATGGAGCGGCTCGCCGCCGCGGGGATCGGCTGCTTCGTCGTGCACGGCAACCATGACCCCCTCGAGGAGGGGTGGAGCGCGCTGCGCGGCTTTCCGGCCGGCGTCCACGTCTTCGGCGCCGGGGCGCCTTCGTCGGTGCCGGTGGTGCGGGAGGGCCGCTGCCTCGCGGTGGTCCACGGCGTGAGCTACGGCAGGCGGGAGGAGCGGGAGAACCTCGCCGCTGCCTTTCGGCGGGGGCCGGAGGCGGTCCTGCAGATCGGGCTGCTCCACGCCCACGTCGAGGGGCAGCAGGGCCACGATCCCTATGCACCCTGCAGCCTCGCGGATCTGGCGGCGAGCGGCCTGGACTATTGGGCCCTCGGTCACGTCCACGACCGGCAGATTCTCGCGCGCGGGCCGTCGTGGGTGGTCTACCCCGGCAACCTCCAGGGGCGGAGCCCGAAGGCCACCGAGTGCGGTGCCAAGGGGGCGGTGCTGGTCCACGTGGAGGCGGGGGCGGTGGCCGGGGTGGAGTTCGCGCCGCTGGCGCCGGTGCGCTTCGAGAACCTGCGGGTGGACGCAGCGGGGGTAGGAGATCTCGCCTCCCTGGAGCGGCTGGTTCTCGAGCGGATCCGGCCGGTGCTCCTCGAGCCTGCGGTGGAGGGAATCGTGGCCCGGCTCGAGATCGGCGGCAGGGCGGCGCTGCACCACGATCTGGCACGGGGCGGTGGCGAGGAGCTTCTCGCCTCGCTCCGCGACGCGTCCGCGGGCAGCGAGCCCTGGGTCCACTGGGATCGGGTGGCGGTCGGCACCTCGCCGCCCGTGGACCGGGCGGCGCTCCTCGCCCGCGACGATTTCGCCGGGGAGCTGCTCCGGCGGATCGATGCCCTGCAGCTGCGGGAGGAGGAACTGGCCGCGCTGGTCGAGGGGATCGACGCGCCGCTCCTCCGCGGCGAGATCGCACGGGTGCTGCAGCCCACCGACGGGGAGGAGCGCCTCGCCTTGCTCCGGGCGGCGGAGCGCTTCGCTCTCGATCGGCTGGGAGGTGAGGAATGA
- a CDS encoding CBS domain-containing protein — translation MKVRAWMTPNPWTVGKDQTLAVAHRLMRQHEIRHLPVLHGGALVGLVSQRDLHLIETLQDVQQDAVPVEDAMSPEVYAVAPGDDVAKVAAEMARRRLGSAVVVEKGKVVGLFTTTDALLLLAEVLRRSRRPVTKKPPSAPAPARAEPAKAGKGAAVVPARKTAGRSAVAKMARAGRAPRPS, via the coding sequence ATGAAAGTCCGCGCATGGATGACCCCGAATCCCTGGACCGTGGGCAAGGACCAGACGCTGGCGGTGGCCCACCGGCTCATGCGGCAGCACGAGATCCGCCACCTGCCGGTGCTCCACGGCGGCGCGCTGGTGGGGCTGGTGTCCCAGCGGGACCTGCACCTGATCGAGACGCTGCAGGACGTGCAGCAGGACGCGGTGCCGGTCGAGGATGCGATGAGCCCCGAGGTCTACGCCGTCGCTCCTGGCGACGACGTGGCGAAGGTCGCGGCGGAGATGGCGCGCCGCAGGCTCGGCTCGGCGGTGGTGGTGGAGAAGGGGAAGGTGGTCGGCCTCTTCACCACCACCGACGCGCTGTTGCTGCTCGCCGAGGTGCTCCGCAGATCCCGTCGTCCGGTGACGAAGAAGCCCCCCTCGGCTCCGGCGCCCGCTCGTGCCGAGCCGGCGAAAGCGGGGAAGGGTGCTGCGGTCGTGCCCGCCAGGAAGACCGCTGGACGGAGCGCCGTGGCGAAGATGGCCCGTGCCGGCAGAGCGCCCCGGCCTTCATGA
- a CDS encoding DUF4336 domain-containing protein produces the protein MNELARGLWIHDAPFSLFGLQLGARMTVVELPGRGLLLHAPVQLDEGTEQQLRALGEVRHLVAPNLLHHLFLPDAARRFAGARLHGPPGIERKHPALTFELLGEAPDPAWAGVIDQQRIEGIPALRETVFLHRPSRTLVCTDLVFHFRQARGLLTRLYLRLNGALGGVKQTGLLRSAVKDRAAARRSLDRVLAWDFDRVVMAHGEVLERGGKEALRDATAWL, from the coding sequence ATGAACGAACTGGCAAGGGGCCTCTGGATCCACGACGCACCCTTCTCGTTGTTCGGCCTGCAGCTCGGCGCGCGGATGACCGTCGTCGAGCTGCCGGGCAGGGGGCTCCTCCTCCATGCCCCCGTACAACTGGACGAGGGCACCGAGCAGCAACTCCGCGCCCTCGGCGAGGTGCGGCACCTCGTCGCCCCGAACCTGCTGCACCACCTCTTCCTCCCCGACGCCGCCAGGCGCTTCGCCGGCGCCCGCCTCCACGGCCCACCTGGGATCGAGCGCAAGCACCCGGCGCTCACCTTCGAGCTCCTCGGCGAGGCCCCCGACCCGGCGTGGGCCGGCGTCATCGATCAGCAACGCATCGAGGGAATCCCCGCCCTGCGCGAGACGGTCTTCCTCCACCGGCCCAGCCGCACGCTCGTCTGCACCGATCTCGTCTTCCACTTCCGCCAGGCCCGCGGGCTGCTCACCCGGCTCTACCTCCGCCTCAACGGCGCGTTGGGCGGAGTGAAGCAGACCGGCCTCCTGCGCTCGGCGGTGAAGGACCGCGCGGCGGCGCGCCGCTCCCTCGATCGGGTCCTCGCCTGGGACTTCGACCGGGTGGTGATGGCCCACGGCGAGGTGCTCGAGCGGGGAGGGAAGGAGGCGCTCCGCGATGCCACCGCGTGGCTCTGA
- a CDS encoding M48 family metallopeptidase, with protein MRAFLLFLALLGTGCGWIADVTRAPAQAVGNLLLSQEQEAALGNQLATQIRQQEQVAPEPQAQQCIDRIGRTLLAELGDEPQFDYTFTVLEGPDVVNAFAIPGGHIYVYSGLVLAAEDESELASVLGHEIGHVKAGHVSDQLAAELGLQTLGALALGNNPGMVAQLATGIAAQGYLAAYSRDAEEEADTIGLRLLTGAGYDPHGMVRFFRELEEIQGSNPNFVEAFFATHPAPGARADRLARLIDDRGYATGGSEAVGCFDEAKDRLAP; from the coding sequence ATGCGCGCCTTCCTCCTCTTCCTCGCCCTCCTCGGCACCGGTTGCGGCTGGATTGCCGACGTGACCCGCGCGCCGGCGCAGGCCGTGGGAAATCTCCTCCTCTCGCAGGAGCAGGAGGCAGCCCTCGGGAACCAGCTCGCCACCCAGATCCGCCAGCAGGAGCAGGTCGCCCCCGAGCCCCAGGCCCAGCAGTGCATCGACCGCATCGGCCGCACCCTGCTCGCCGAGCTCGGCGACGAACCCCAATTCGACTACACCTTCACGGTGCTCGAGGGCCCGGACGTGGTGAACGCCTTCGCGATTCCCGGCGGCCACATCTACGTCTACTCCGGCCTCGTGCTCGCGGCGGAGGACGAGTCGGAGCTGGCCTCGGTCCTCGGCCACGAGATCGGCCACGTGAAGGCGGGCCACGTCAGCGATCAGCTCGCAGCGGAGCTCGGCCTCCAGACCCTGGGTGCACTCGCGCTCGGCAACAACCCGGGCATGGTGGCGCAGCTCGCCACCGGGATCGCCGCGCAGGGCTACCTCGCCGCCTACTCACGGGACGCGGAGGAGGAGGCCGACACCATCGGCCTTCGCCTCCTCACCGGTGCCGGTTACGATCCGCACGGGATGGTGCGCTTCTTCCGCGAGCTCGAGGAGATCCAGGGCAGCAACCCGAACTTCGTGGAGGCCTTCTTCGCCACGCACCCGGCGCCGGGCGCACGCGCCGATCGCCTCGCGCGTCTGATCGACGATCGCGGTTACGCCACCGGCGGCAGCGAGGCGGTGGGCTGCTTCGACGAGGCGAAGGACCGGCTCGCCCCGTGA
- the hxpB gene encoding hexitol phosphatase HxpB, with the protein MIRAAIFDMDGLLIDSEPLWRAAEVEVFRSVGVPLTEEMCHQTTGLRIDDVVAHWHRRHPWEEPGTAVVQERIVRRMIELIGERGSAKRGVDRALDWARGHGLAIALASSSPMRIIEAVLGRLGIADRFVVVRSAEEEPWGKPHPAIFLSTAAALGVRPEECLVFEDSLTGVIAAKAARMRCACVPEAWPRQDGRFVLAEACLPSLEAVSDELLR; encoded by the coding sequence ATGATCCGCGCGGCGATCTTCGACATGGACGGCCTGCTCATCGATTCCGAGCCCCTGTGGCGGGCGGCGGAGGTGGAGGTCTTCCGTTCGGTCGGCGTGCCGCTCACCGAGGAGATGTGCCACCAGACCACCGGGTTGCGCATCGACGACGTGGTGGCCCACTGGCACCGGCGCCACCCATGGGAGGAGCCGGGTACGGCGGTGGTGCAGGAGCGGATCGTCCGGCGGATGATCGAGCTCATCGGCGAGCGGGGCAGCGCCAAGCGCGGGGTCGACAGGGCCCTCGACTGGGCCCGGGGCCACGGCCTCGCCATCGCCCTCGCCTCCTCGTCGCCGATGCGGATCATCGAGGCGGTCCTCGGTCGCCTGGGGATCGCCGACCGCTTCGTCGTGGTCCGCTCCGCCGAGGAGGAGCCCTGGGGCAAACCCCACCCTGCCATCTTCCTCAGCACCGCGGCAGCGCTCGGGGTGCGGCCCGAGGAATGCCTGGTCTTCGAGGATTCGCTCACCGGCGTGATCGCCGCCAAGGCGGCGCGGATGCGCTGCGCCTGTGTGCCGGAGGCCTGGCCCCGCCAGGACGGGCGCTTCGTCCTCGCCGAGGCCTGCCTGCCCTCGCTGGAGGCGGTTTCCGACGAGCTCCTGCGCTGA